In Canis lupus familiaris isolate Mischka breed German Shepherd chromosome 5, alternate assembly UU_Cfam_GSD_1.0, whole genome shotgun sequence, a genomic segment contains:
- the OR8G6 gene encoding olfactory receptor family 8 subfamily G member 6: MGAENHSTVTDFILAGLTEKPELQLPLFFLFLGIYAVTVVGNLGMIMLIGISAHLHTPMYYFLSSLSFIDLCHSTVVTPKMLMNFVTERNFISYEGCMTQLYFFLVFVISECHMLAAMAYDRYVAICNPLLYNVTMSYQVCSWLVGGVYIMGLTGATAHTGCMLRVLFCKADRINHYFCDLFPLLELSCSSTYINEVVVLCFSAVNILVPSLTILASYIFILSSILRIRSTEGRSKAFSTCSSHISAVVVFFGSAAFMYLQPSSVSSMDQGKVSSVFYTIIVPMLNPLIYSLRNKDVRVALKKILEKRRKTVFCLSKNF; this comes from the coding sequence ATGGGAGCAGAAAATCACTCCACAGTGACTGATTTCATCCTTGCTGGGCTAACAGAGAAACCAGAACTCCAACtgccccttttcttcctcttcctaggAATCTATGCAGTCACAGTGGTGGGGAACCTGGGCATGATCATGCTGATAGGGATCAGTGCTCACCTGCACACACCCATGTATTACTTCCTCAGTAGCTTGTCCTTCATTGATCTCTGCCATTCCACTGTTGTTACTCCCAAAATGCTGATGAACTTTGTGACAGAGAGGAATTTTATCTCCTATGAAGGCTGCATGACtcagctttacttcttccttgtttttgttaTATCAGAATGTCACATGTTGGCTGCAATGGCCTATGATCGCTACGTTGCCATCTGTAACCCATTGCTTTACAATGTCACCATGTCTTATCAGGTCTGTTCCTGGCTGGTAGGTGGGGTGTATATCATGGGCTTGACTGGTGCCACAGCTCACACAGGCTGCATGCTAAGAGTGCTTTTCTGCAAGGCTGATAGAATCAACCATTACTTCTGTGATCTCTTCCCACTATTGGAGCTCTCCTGCTCCAGTACTTATATCAACGAGGTGGTAGTTTTGTGCTTCAGTGCAGTTAATATCCTTGTCCCCAGCCTGACAATCCTTGCCTCCTACATCTTCATCCTCTCTAGCATCCTCCGCATCCGCTCCACTGAGGGCAGGTCCAAAGCCTTCAGCACCTGCAGCTCTCACATCTCagctgttgttgttttctttggatCTGCTGCATTCATGTACCTGCAGCCATCATCTGTGAGCTCCATGGACCAAGGGAAAGTGTCCTCTGTGTTTTATACCATCATTGTGCCCATGCTGAACCCCCTGATCTACAGCCTGAGGAATAAAGATGTCAGAGTCGCCCTAAAGAAGATCcttgaaaaaagaaggaaaacggTATTTTGCCTgagcaaaaatttttaa